A window of Caretta caretta isolate rCarCar2 chromosome 13, rCarCar1.hap1, whole genome shotgun sequence contains these coding sequences:
- the SERINC3 gene encoding serine incorporator 3, translating into MGAVLGVCSLASWIPCLCSGASCLLCRCCPNSKNSTVTRLIYAFLLLLSTLVACIMLAPGMEEQLKKVPGFCDEGLHTRLPHMNGFVNCDVLVGYRAVYRISFAMAVFFFIFSLLMIQVKTSNDPRAAVHNGFWFFKIAAIVGIMVGAFYIPEGPFTRAWFIIGILGAFCFILIQLVLLVDFAHSWNESWVERMEEGNSRCWYVALFSCTSLTYILSIISVVLFYVFYTKPDGCTENKFFISFNMILCIVVSIISILPKVQEHQPHSGLLQSSVISLYTMYLTWSAMSNEPDRSCNPSLLNIITQITAPTITPANATVIPATQAPPKSLQWWDAQSIVGLGIFVLCLLYSSIRSSSNSQVNKLTLSGSDSAMLDDPVGMDGGSVEDGEVRRVMDNEKGAVQYSYAFFHFMLLLASLYIMMTLTNWYSPAADFKTMTSKWPAVWVKISSSWVCLLLYVWTLVAPLVITSRDFT; encoded by the exons ATGGGGGCGGTGCTGGGGGTCTGTTCGCTGGCCAGCTGG ATTCCATGTCTGTGCAGTGGTGCCTCATGTTTGCTGTGCCGATGTTGTCCAAACAGCAAGAATTCCACAGTGACACGTCTTATCTATGCCTTCCTCCTTCTTCTCAGTACGCTTGTTGCCTGTATCATGCTAGCACCGGGAATGGAAGAGCAGCTGAAaaag GTGCCTGGATTTTGTGATGAGGGGCTTCATACCAGGCTACCACACATGAATGGCTTTGTCAACTGTGATGTGCTGGTTGGATACAGGGCAGTCTATCGAATCAGCTTTGCCATGGCAGTGTTCttcttcattttctctcttcttaTGATACAAGTGAAAACAAGTAACGATCCGAGAGCCGCAGTGCACAATGG gttctGGTTCTTCAAAATAGCTGCCATAGTTGGTATCATGGTTGGAGCCTTTTACATTCCTGAAGGGCCTTTCACAAGAG CATGGTTTATTATTGGCATTCTTGGAGCCTTTTGCTTTATCCTCATCCAGCTGGTGCTGCTTGTGGACTTTGCTCACTCCTGGAATGAGTCCTGGGTTGAACGAATGGAGGAAGGAAATTCTAGGTGTTGGTATGTGG CTTTATTTTCTTGTACGAGCTTGACCTACATCTTGTCAATAATTTCTGTTGTGCTCTTCTATGTATTCTACACTAAACCTGATGGTTGTACCGAGAACAAGTTCTTCATCAGCTTTAATATGATCTTGTGCATTGTTGTTTCCATCATTTCTATCCTTCCAAAAGTTCAG GAACATCAACCTCACTCTGGCCTCCTCCAGTCCTCTGTTATTAGTCTCTACACAATGTATCTCACTTGGTCAGCTATGTCTAATGAGCCTG ATAGAAGCTGCAACCCAAGTTTGTTGAACATCATCACACAGATAACTGCACCCACAATAACTCCAGCTAATGCAACTGTCATACCTGCTACTCAGGCTCCACCAAAGTCCTTGCAGTGGTGGGATGCACAGAGTATTGTTGGACTTGGTATCTTTGTTCTTTGTCTCCTGTATTCTAG CATCCGCTCTTCCAGTAATAGCCAGGTGAACAAGCTGACTTTGTCTGGGAGTGACAGTGCCATGCTGGATGACCCTGTGGGAATGGATGGTGGATCTGTGGAAGATGGAGAAGTTCGTCGGGTCATGGACAATGAGAAAGGGGCAGTTCAGTACAGCTACGCTTTCTTTCACTTCATGTTGCTCCTTGCCTCTCTCTACATCATGATGACACTCACTAACTGGTACAG TCCTGCTGCAGACTTCAAAACCATGACAAGCAAGTGGCCAGCTGTGTGGGTGAAGATCTCCTCAAGCTGGGTCTGCCTCCTTCTCTATGTCTGGACCCTAGTGGCTCCTCTTGTCATTACCAGTCGGGACTTCACTTAA